The Candidatus Binatia bacterium genome segment ATCACCGCATGGCACTGGAGCGCGGCGCTCGACACCCCGGCCAATAAGCGGTTCATCGACGCGTATGCATCCAAATATAAGCGCCCGGCCACGACGTACGCCGAGCATGGGTACGTGGGAGCGCTGATGATGGCGAAAGCCCTGGAGACGGTGAAAGGTAACGTCGAAAATCAGACCGTGTTTCTCGACGCGCTCCGCCGCGTCGAGGCCGATGCCCCGCGCGGCAAGATGAAGCTCGACGCCTATCACGCGCCGATCCACACGGTCTACGTCCTGAAGGTCGAGAAGAAAGGCGGCGCGCTCCAGAACGTTCCCATCGCCAGCTATCCCAATACCAATCAGTTCTGGAAATGGAATCCGGATGCATTCACGAAACTGACGCCGTATGGTGAGCTAAAAGGAAAGTGGGCGAAGTAAACTACAAGGATGAAGTATGAAGGATGAAGGCGGAAGGTTCAGGGCTTTGCGTTTTTCCCTCTCAATTTCGTTTTGTTTACAATACTCACGAAGATAGCCAGCAGTTCATTTGTTTCGTTCTTTATTGGGATCAATTCCTTCGCATCTACAAGCTCGGATTCGCCTAGAAGCTCCAACAGTAGAAGCTTTCCTCTAACTCCTGTAATCCGCCCTCGATCTTACTTATAAAATCCGCATCGGATTTGGCTCTTTGAGCTTCGCGATAATGTGCCCCAACGGAAGTTCCAGATCGAAGCATTTGATGCCCCAAAATTTGCGCTTCGACTCTCTTGGGTAATGTTGCATAGAGCCGGATGATCGCTAATGCAAAATCTTTCGTCCTTGTTTTTAGACCCTATCCATTTTCATCCTTTTAGCTGCCGTTGTCCTTCATCCTTCCGCCTTCATCCTTGTTCTTCACACCCCCAGGTACCGCGCCTTGATCTCTTCGTTTTCCCACAACTCCTTCGGCAGCGATTCGTGCACGATCTTGCCTTTGCTCATGAGGTAGACGCGGTCCGCTATCCGCAGAGCGAAGCCGAGGTTTTGTTCCACGATGAGGATGGAAACGCCGGTCTCTTTGAGCCGCTGGAGAATCCGGCCCAGCTCCCGGACCAGCAGAGGCGCGAGTCCTTCGGACGGCTCGTCCATCAAGAGGATCGCCGGCTGAGAAATCAGCGCGCGGCCGCAAGCGAGCATCTGCTGCTCGCCGCCCGAGAGGTGATTTCCCGGGTTGCGGAGCCGGTGCTTGAGAACGGGAAAAAGATCGAGAATCTGGCTGAGCCCCCAGCCGGAGTTCGGTCCCTTGCATTGGTTGATGACAAGGTTCTCGCGCACACTCAATGACGGAAAAATACGGCGGCCTTGGGGAACCAGGCCGAAACCCAGACGAGCAATTTGATGCGCGGCAAGGTCGGTGATGTCGCGTCCCTGAAACAGAATCCGGCCGCGACGCGGCGGCGTCAATCCTGTGATGGAGCGGATCAGCGTGGTTTTTCCCACTCCGTTGCGCCCGAGCACGGCCACCACTTCGCCTTCTCCGAGAGCCAGCGAGACTCCCTGAAGGACGTAGCTCTCGCCGTAGTAAGTGTGGATTTCCTTGACTTCAAGCATCAGCGGTTCCCAGGTATATCTCGGTGACTTCCGCGTTTTGTCGGACCTCCGCCGTTGTTCCCTGAGCCAAAATGCGCCCCTGGAAAAGCACCGCCGTCCGCTCGCACAGATCGAAAGCTACGTCCATGTCGTGTTCGATGAGGAGAATGGTCATCTCGGCGGGGAAGCGCCGGATCATGGCCGCCACCGACGCAGTCTCGGCCGGCGACAGGCCGGCGGTCGGCTCATCGAGCAGGAGAACCTTAGGCTTCCCCGCGATCGCCAACACCAGCTCCAACTGCCGCTGCTCTCCGTAAGAGAGCTGCTTGGCCGTCGCCGCGCTCCGATCGAGAAGACTCCATTCTTCGAGAAGGCCGCGCGCACGCTCGAAGAGATGCCGGTACGCGGTAAGAGGCCGGTGCAGTGTGAAGCGAATCGCCTCCGACGCCTGCACCGCCAGCAGAACGTTGTCGAAAACGGTGAGTTGGGAAAAGAGCCGCGTAGTTTGAAACGTCCGGCCCAGACCGAGCCGCGCCCTGCTATGGACGGGCAAACCGGTCGCGTCATGGCCGAACAACATGACCCGCCCCGCCGAGGGAGACGCGAGGCCGGTGACGATGTCGAAGAACGTGGTCTTCCCGGCGCCGTTCGGCCCGATGATGGCAAGACGTTCCCCTGCCGCGACCGCGATGGAAACGTGGTCGAGGGCGCGGAGACCGCCGAAATCTTTCGTGAGACCTTCAACCGAAAGCGCGATCATGAGCGCCGGCTCCTTGACCATCGTTGCAGAAGCCCGACGACTCCGTCCGGAGCGCAGAGAGTCACGATCACGTAGATGACGCCCAAAACGAGGAGCCACCGCTGCGTATAGGCGCTGATCTCGTTCTCCAGATAGACGATGATCGCGGCTCCCAGGGCGGGCCCGAAGAGCGTGCCGGCGCCGCCGAGTATCACCATGAGGAGCGCAGTCGCGGAAAAGATAACGCTCAAGTAGGTCGGACTCACGAAGCCATTGTAGTAGGCGAAGAGGTTGCCGGCCAGCCCCGCGAAGAAGCCGGAAAGGATGAAAGCGCAATACTTGTACAGCCAGACGTTGTAGCCCAGAACTTCCATGCGCGCTTCGCTCTGTCGAATACCGACGAGGGCGTTGCCGAACGGCGAGCGCACGATGATCCAGAGAACGGCGGCGGCAAGGACGAAAAAGATGAATACGAAGTAGTAGAATGCCACGCCGCCGGACAGCGACCACGGCAGGCCGAGATCGGGCCGCGGAACTCCCGGGAGTCCGTCGTCGCCGCCGGTGAGCGAGCGCCAGCCGAAAGCGACGCCCCAAAGGACTTGACCCAGTGCGAGGGTAATCATCAGAAAATAGGCCTCGTGCGTGCGCAAGGCGAGAAGACCGAAGAGCGCGCTGACCGCCGCGGCCATAACGAGGCCCGCAGGGAAGTCGAGCCAAAAATTATTCGCGACGCGAAGGGCGAGAAGGGAGACCGTGTACGCCCCTGCGCCGAAGAAAGCCGCATGGCCGAGGGAAGGGAGCCCCGTGTAGCCGACGAGCAGATCGAGACTCATGGCGAAAAGACCGAAGATCAACATCTTGGTGAGCAAGCCGAGTTGATACGACGAGAGGAGCAGTGGAAGCGCCAGCAGGACCGACGCCGAAACGCCGATGAAGAAAACGCGCGTTTTCATCGGCGGCCGAAAAGTCCCGTGGGCCTGATCGCCAGGATGATCGCCATCGGCGCAAAGATGGTGAAGAGCGCAAACTCCGGGAACAGCGACTTGCCGAAATTGTCGAGCAATCCGATCAGGAGTCCGCCGACGAACGCTCCCTTGAGGCTTCCGAGGCCGCCCACGATGGTCACGACGAACGCCAGGAGAAGAACTTCGAAGTCGGCGCCCGGATAAACCCCGACGAAAGGCCCGCCGAGGATTCCGCCGAGGGCCGCGAGAAACGCGCCGAAACCGAAAACCGCGGTCGAGAGCAGCGAGACGTTGACGCCGACGCCGCGCGCCATCTCTTCGTCGTCCACTCCGGCCCGGATCATCGCGCCAAGACGGGTCTTCTCCTGAAGCCACCAGAGGCCGATACCGATGACGATGCCGGTCGCGATCACGAAGAGGCGATAGCTCGGAAACACGAGGCCGCCTATCCAAATCGAAGAAGAAAATATCTCGGGTTTGGGCAGTGTCTGCGGATTTCCTCCCCAGATCCAGAGGGCGAGGTCGGCGAAGATGAAGAGAAAGCCGAAGGTGAGCAGCACCTGGGGAAGCTCCTGGTTGGGAAAGCGGCGGAGAAAAAAACGCTCCATGACGACGCCGAGGAGCGCGACGGCGATCGGCGCGGCGAGCGCAGCCAGCACGAAACTGTCCGTGAGGCGAACGACGGTGAGTCCGACATAGCCGCCGATGAGATAATACGAGCCGTGCGCGAGATTGAGGATGCGCATGAGGCCGTAGATGAGCGAAAGTCCGGCGGCCAAAAGAAAGAGAAGCATCCCGAAGGAGATGCCGTTCAGGAGTTGGATAATCCAGAAGGTCACTTCAACTCGTGTTCGTGAATCGTGCTCGTGTTCGTCCCCTCCTATCCCCACGAGCACGACGCTTCAGAGAATCGCTTCAGAGTGACACGATCACGAGCACGCTCTATTTGACCCACTTATTCTTCATGTCACCATAGAAAGGCATCGCCATGTACGCTTCCGGACTCCACTTCCAGAATTGACCCGTATTCGGATAGGAAGCGATGACCGTGTTCTGAAGCTTGCCGCCTTTTTTCTCGACCTTCCGAATATAGATGGTGTGAATGGGATT includes the following:
- a CDS encoding four helix bundle protein produces the protein MIRLYATLPKRVEAQILGHQMLRSGTSVGAHYREAQRAKSDADFISKIEGGLQELEESFYCWSF
- a CDS encoding ABC transporter ATP-binding protein, producing MLEVKEIHTYYGESYVLQGVSLALGEGEVVAVLGRNGVGKTTLIRSITGLTPPRRGRILFQGRDITDLAAHQIARLGFGLVPQGRRIFPSLSVRENLVINQCKGPNSGWGLSQILDLFPVLKHRLRNPGNHLSGGEQQMLACGRALISQPAILLMDEPSEGLAPLLVRELGRILQRLKETGVSILIVEQNLGFALRIADRVYLMSKGKIVHESLPKELWENEEIKARYLGV
- a CDS encoding ABC transporter ATP-binding protein; translation: MIALSVEGLTKDFGGLRALDHVSIAVAAGERLAIIGPNGAGKTTFFDIVTGLASPSAGRVMLFGHDATGLPVHSRARLGLGRTFQTTRLFSQLTVFDNVLLAVQASEAIRFTLHRPLTAYRHLFERARGLLEEWSLLDRSAATAKQLSYGEQRQLELVLAIAGKPKVLLLDEPTAGLSPAETASVAAMIRRFPAEMTILLIEHDMDVAFDLCERTAVLFQGRILAQGTTAEVRQNAEVTEIYLGTADA
- a CDS encoding branched-chain amino acid ABC transporter permease, whose product is MKTRVFFIGVSASVLLALPLLLSSYQLGLLTKMLIFGLFAMSLDLLVGYTGLPSLGHAAFFGAGAYTVSLLALRVANNFWLDFPAGLVMAAAVSALFGLLALRTHEAYFLMITLALGQVLWGVAFGWRSLTGGDDGLPGVPRPDLGLPWSLSGGVAFYYFVFIFFVLAAAVLWIIVRSPFGNALVGIRQSEARMEVLGYNVWLYKYCAFILSGFFAGLAGNLFAYYNGFVSPTYLSVIFSATALLMVILGGAGTLFGPALGAAIIVYLENEISAYTQRWLLVLGVIYVIVTLCAPDGVVGLLQRWSRSRRS
- a CDS encoding branched-chain amino acid ABC transporter permease, with the translated sequence MTFWIIQLLNGISFGMLLFLLAAGLSLIYGLMRILNLAHGSYYLIGGYVGLTVVRLTDSFVLAALAAPIAVALLGVVMERFFLRRFPNQELPQVLLTFGFLFIFADLALWIWGGNPQTLPKPEIFSSSIWIGGLVFPSYRLFVIATGIVIGIGLWWLQEKTRLGAMIRAGVDDEEMARGVGVNVSLLSTAVFGFGAFLAALGGILGGPFVGVYPGADFEVLLLAFVVTIVGGLGSLKGAFVGGLLIGLLDNFGKSLFPEFALFTIFAPMAIILAIRPTGLFGRR